The following proteins are encoded in a genomic region of Candidatus Zixiibacteriota bacterium:
- the rplL gene encoding 50S ribosomal protein L7/L12, which yields MANAAINEIVEKISGLTAMELADLSKAIQEKFGVTAAAPVAYAGPAAAAGAGPAAAEKTEFKVMLNSAGDKKIQVIKVVRELTSLGLKEAKDLVEGAPAAVLEGASKADAEAAKAKLEEVGAQVELK from the coding sequence GTGGCTAACGCAGCAATTAACGAAATCGTTGAGAAGATATCCGGCCTGACCGCGATGGAACTGGCGGATCTTTCCAAAGCCATTCAAGAGAAATTCGGTGTTACGGCAGCGGCGCCAGTCGCATACGCCGGTCCGGCAGCGGCCGCCGGCGCCGGTCCGGCCGCAGCCGAGAAGACCGAGTTCAAGGTTATGCTTAACAGCGCGGGCGACAAGAAGATACAGGTTATCAAGGTCGTCCGTGAGTTGACCTCACTCGGTCTCAAAGAGGCCAAGGACCTGGTCGAGGGCGCTCCGGCCGCAGTGCTGGAGGGTGCGTCGAAAGCCGACGCCGAGGCGGCTAAGGCCAAACTGGAAGAGGTCGGCGCCCAGGTCGAACTGAAGTAA
- the rpoB gene encoding DNA-directed RNA polymerase subunit beta, whose amino-acid sequence MAQSPTTRINYAKIPDACEMPNLLDVQLESYNDFLQMNVPLDKRQNSGLHKIFKEIFPVTDVHENFSLEYVNYYLGPRRYSIEECRERNMTFAAPLKVTMRLISRQGEGEQKEVKDIIEQDVYLGELPLITEWGTFIINGAERVIVSQLHRSPGVFFDETIHPNGKKLYSGRVIPYRGSWVEFSLDINDIMWVYIDSKRKMPATAIMRAIGFSSDEDLVNLYYDVQEVSLSVRKKEAVVQGYLAETVIDKETGEVLYAAGTELNEEIIEKIRETGKKNLKVIPFDEKRKVHVILNTLQKDPTKSREEALLKIYSLMRPGEPPTMEMAESLMEKLFFSNKRYDLGEVGRYMINSRLGLDIPLEHTVFDNKDFVAITKYLVGLCNDEGFTDDIDHLGNRRARTVGELMANLFSVGLSRVARTIRERLSLKDQENVTPQLLVNARTVSSVVESFFGSSQLSQFMDQTNPLSELTNKRRLSALGPGGLTRERAGFEVRDVHHTHYGRMCPIETPEGPNIGLITSMATFARINKYGFLETPYRKVVKGQVTSEIVYLSADADDRYLIAQANEPLDAKGRFVNEFVIARRRSDYPMVKAEEVDYMDVSPRQIVSVAASLIPFLEHDDANRALMGSNMQRQAVPLLKTEAPVVGTGMERKVALDAGVVVRARRPGTVTYVDAERVVVRPRVRVRPGSLGYVEDDEYVLTKYRRSNQDTCVNYVPVVHEGDAVEEGDVLADGPAVDRGELALGHNTLVAFMPWRGYNYEDAIILSERLVHEDIFTSIHIEEFELQVRDTKRGAEEITREIPNVSEEALLNLDEHGIVREGAEIEAGDIMVGKVTPKGETELSPEERLLRAIFGEKAGDVRDASLKAPPGMKGVVIKTRVFSRKERTEEAKKEEKRQRAVVEKKYGKILADITSLRNQRLGEILDGQTSRTIRSAADNSVLVRSGHKFKADFFNEIDIDNAIAPEGYCNDDTVNKQVDKIIAEAAELVKAKQEERDIEIDKIVRGAELPPGVKQLVKVTVAIRRKIAVGDKMAGRHGNKGVVSKVVPIEDMPYMSDGTPIDIVLNPLGVPSRMNIGQILETHLGWAATRLGQRIATPVFDGASIKDIKAKLSEAGLPQSGKMRLFDGRSGEPFDNEITVGNIYMLKLSHLVDDKIHARSIGPYSLVTQQPLGGKAQFGGQRFGEMEVWALEAYGAAYTLQEMLTVKSDDVTGRSRVYEAIVKGENPPEPGYPEAFNVLIKELQALGLDVSLIEK is encoded by the coding sequence TTGGCTCAGTCACCGACGACCCGCATTAATTACGCAAAAATTCCCGACGCCTGCGAGATGCCCAATCTGCTGGATGTCCAGCTGGAGTCGTACAACGACTTCCTGCAGATGAACGTCCCGCTCGACAAGCGCCAAAACAGCGGCCTGCATAAGATTTTCAAGGAGATCTTCCCGGTCACCGATGTGCACGAGAACTTCTCGCTCGAATACGTGAACTACTACCTCGGCCCGCGCCGGTATTCGATCGAGGAGTGCCGCGAGCGGAACATGACCTTCGCCGCCCCGCTCAAGGTCACCATGCGGCTTATCTCCCGCCAGGGCGAGGGCGAGCAGAAAGAAGTCAAGGACATCATCGAACAGGATGTCTACCTCGGCGAACTGCCGCTTATCACCGAGTGGGGTACCTTCATTATTAATGGCGCCGAGCGCGTGATTGTCAGTCAGCTTCACCGCAGCCCGGGAGTCTTCTTCGATGAGACCATCCACCCCAACGGCAAGAAACTGTATTCCGGGCGTGTGATCCCGTACCGCGGGAGCTGGGTCGAATTCTCCCTCGACATCAACGACATCATGTGGGTCTATATCGACTCCAAGCGAAAGATGCCGGCTACCGCCATTATGCGCGCCATCGGTTTTTCCAGCGATGAGGATCTGGTCAATCTCTACTATGACGTGCAGGAAGTCAGCCTTTCGGTGCGCAAGAAAGAAGCGGTGGTTCAGGGCTATCTTGCCGAGACGGTTATCGACAAGGAAACCGGCGAGGTCCTCTACGCCGCGGGTACGGAGCTTAATGAGGAGATCATCGAGAAGATCCGCGAAACCGGCAAGAAGAACCTGAAAGTCATTCCGTTCGACGAGAAGCGCAAAGTTCACGTAATCCTCAACACGCTTCAGAAGGATCCGACCAAGTCCCGCGAGGAGGCCCTGCTCAAAATCTACTCGCTGATGCGCCCCGGTGAACCGCCGACCATGGAAATGGCCGAATCGCTGATGGAGAAGCTCTTCTTCAGCAACAAGCGGTATGACCTGGGCGAAGTCGGGCGCTACATGATAAACTCGCGCTTGGGGCTGGACATCCCGCTTGAACACACGGTGTTTGACAACAAGGACTTTGTGGCCATAACCAAGTACCTTGTCGGGCTTTGCAACGACGAAGGTTTCACCGACGACATCGATCATCTCGGCAACCGTCGCGCCCGGACGGTCGGCGAGCTGATGGCCAACCTGTTTTCGGTCGGACTGTCGCGTGTCGCCCGGACTATCCGCGAGCGCCTCTCGCTGAAGGATCAGGAAAATGTCACCCCACAGTTGCTGGTGAACGCCCGCACGGTGTCGTCCGTGGTGGAGAGCTTCTTTGGCTCGTCGCAGCTTTCACAATTCATGGACCAAACCAACCCGCTGTCGGAACTGACCAATAAACGTCGTCTTTCCGCACTCGGCCCCGGCGGTTTGACCAGGGAACGGGCCGGGTTCGAGGTCCGCGACGTGCACCACACCCACTATGGCCGGATGTGCCCGATCGAAACCCCGGAAGGTCCTAACATTGGACTAATAACCTCGATGGCGACCTTCGCCCGAATCAACAAGTACGGCTTCTTGGAAACCCCGTATCGCAAAGTGGTCAAGGGACAGGTTACCAGTGAGATCGTATATCTCTCGGCGGACGCCGACGACCGCTATCTGATCGCCCAGGCTAACGAGCCGTTGGACGCGAAAGGGCGGTTTGTTAACGAGTTTGTCATCGCGCGGAGGCGAAGTGACTATCCCATGGTGAAAGCCGAGGAAGTCGACTATATGGATGTCTCGCCGCGCCAGATCGTCTCGGTGGCGGCCTCGCTTATTCCTTTTCTCGAGCATGATGACGCCAACCGCGCTCTGATGGGCTCGAACATGCAGCGCCAGGCGGTGCCTCTGCTCAAAACTGAGGCACCAGTGGTCGGGACCGGCATGGAGCGCAAAGTCGCGCTCGACGCGGGCGTGGTGGTACGCGCCAGGCGTCCCGGTACGGTAACCTATGTCGATGCCGAACGGGTGGTGGTTAGGCCCAGGGTGCGTGTGAGGCCGGGGTCACTCGGCTACGTGGAAGACGATGAATACGTGCTGACCAAGTACCGTCGTTCCAACCAGGATACCTGTGTCAACTATGTGCCGGTCGTGCACGAGGGTGATGCAGTCGAAGAGGGCGATGTGTTGGCCGACGGTCCGGCGGTCGATCGCGGTGAGCTGGCCCTCGGGCACAACACGCTCGTGGCGTTTATGCCGTGGCGTGGCTACAACTACGAGGACGCCATCATACTCTCCGAACGGCTCGTTCACGAGGATATCTTCACCTCGATTCATATCGAAGAATTCGAATTGCAGGTGCGCGACACCAAGCGCGGCGCCGAGGAAATCACCCGCGAAATCCCAAACGTCTCGGAAGAAGCCCTGCTCAATCTGGATGAGCACGGCATCGTGCGCGAAGGCGCCGAAATCGAGGCCGGCGACATTATGGTCGGTAAGGTGACGCCCAAGGGCGAAACAGAGCTTTCGCCGGAGGAGCGTCTCTTGCGGGCCATTTTCGGCGAGAAAGCCGGCGATGTCCGTGATGCCTCTTTGAAAGCGCCGCCCGGCATGAAGGGTGTAGTCATCAAAACCCGCGTGTTCAGTCGGAAGGAGCGCACCGAAGAGGCCAAGAAAGAAGAAAAACGCCAACGTGCGGTCGTTGAAAAGAAATACGGCAAGATTCTGGCCGATATCACCAGTCTGCGCAACCAGCGGCTGGGCGAGATTCTCGACGGCCAGACTTCGCGGACCATCCGCTCCGCAGCGGACAACTCGGTGCTGGTGCGTTCGGGTCACAAGTTCAAGGCTGATTTCTTTAACGAAATCGATATCGACAACGCGATCGCCCCGGAAGGGTACTGTAACGACGATACGGTCAACAAGCAGGTTGATAAGATTATCGCCGAGGCGGCGGAGCTGGTTAAAGCCAAGCAGGAAGAGCGCGATATCGAGATCGACAAGATCGTTCGAGGCGCCGAGCTTCCGCCCGGTGTCAAGCAGCTCGTGAAGGTCACCGTGGCCATCCGCCGCAAGATCGCGGTGGGCGACAAGATGGCGGGACGCCACGGCAACAAGGGAGTCGTGTCCAAGGTCGTTCCGATCGAAGATATGCCGTACATGTCCGACGGTACCCCGATTGACATCGTGCTTAACCCGCTCGGTGTTCCGTCGCGTATGAACATCGGCCAGATTCTCGAAACCCACCTCGGTTGGGCCGCCACCAGGCTGGGGCAGAGGATCGCCACGCCTGTATTCGACGGCGCCTCGATCAAAGACATCAAGGCCAAGCTGTCGGAGGCCGGCCTGCCGCAGAGCGGCAAGATGAGGCTGTTCGACGGCCGCTCCGGTGAGCCGTTCGACAATGAGATCACGGTCGGCAACATCTACATGCTGAAGCTGTCGCACCTGGTCGACGACAAGATTCACGCTCGTTCGATCGGTCCCTACTCGCTGGTCACGCAGCAGCCGCTGGGCGGTAAGGCGCAGTTCGGAGGGCAGCGCTTCGGTGAGATGGAGGTCTGGGCGCTTGAGGCCTACGGCGCCGCCTACACTCTTCAGGAGATGCTGACGGTCAAGTCGGATGATGTCACGGGGCGCAGTCGCGTTTACGAAGCGATTGTCAAGGGCGAGAATCCGCCCGAACCGGGATATCCGGAGGCCTTTAACGTCTTGATCAAAGAGCTTCAGGCGCTCGGCCTGGATGTTTCGCTGATCGAGAAGTAA